The Microtus ochrogaster isolate Prairie Vole_2 unplaced genomic scaffold, MicOch1.0 UNK32, whole genome shotgun sequence genome includes a region encoding these proteins:
- the Faap24 gene encoding Fanconi anemia core complex-associated protein 24 — MERNSPGGTGPVHVPLGHIVANEKWRGSQLAQELQGKVKLTFEEGLPLADFYLSSRSCILYVTEADLVAGHGYRKRLVRVRNSGHLQGIVIVEKTQISDQYFSAVQKFTVLDLGMVLLPVANQLEASCLIIQLVQEQTREPSRNPFLRKKRCMLSELSLVQTVQQIPGVGKVKAPLLLQKFPTIQQLSNASVQELQEVVGHAVAQQIHTFFTQPR, encoded by the exons ATGGAAAGGAACTCTCCGGGTGGTACAGGTCCCGTGCACGTGCCACTGGGGCATATTGTGGCTAATGAGAAGTGGCGCGGGTCCCAACTGGCTCAGGAGCTGCAAG GAAAAGTTAAACTCACATTTGAGGAGGGTCTGCCATTGGCAGATTTTTACCTGTCCAGCAGATCTTGCATCCTCTATGTCACTGAGGCGGATTTGGTGGCTGGACATGGCTACAGAAAGAGACTTGTTCGTGTTAGAAAT TCTGGGCATCTTCAAGGGATCGTAATAGTTGAAAAAACGCAGATAAGTGACCAGTACTTCTCAGCAGTCCAGAAGTTTACCGTGCTCGACCTTGGGATGGTGTTGCTCCCAGTGGCCAACCAGTTGGAAGCATCCTGCCTCATTATCCAGCTG GTTCAGGAGCAAACCAGGGAGCCCAGCAGGAACCCTTTCCTCAGGAAGAAGCGGTGTATGCTTTCCGAGCTGTCCCTTGTTCAGACGGTGCAGCAGATCCCAGGGGTGGGAAAAGTTAAGGCGCCTCTTCTGCTGCAGAAGTTTCCGACCATCCAGCAACTGAGTAACGCTTCTGTCCAAGAGCTCCAGGAGGTTGTCGGACATGCGGTAGCACAGCAAATCCATACCTTCTTCACCCAGCCGAGGTGA